The following proteins are co-located in the Desulfobacterales bacterium genome:
- a CDS encoding acylphosphatase gives MADKKRVRAIIEGRVQGVNFRMETMRAAEQIGVNGWVRNKSDGNVEALIEGDAEKVDQMLEWCRKGPPVANVTDIDITEETYKGDMQGFDVRYTM, from the coding sequence ATGGCAGACAAAAAACGCGTACGGGCAATCATCGAGGGACGCGTCCAGGGCGTTAATTTTCGAATGGAAACCATGCGGGCGGCTGAACAGATCGGGGTTAACGGCTGGGTCCGCAATAAATCCGACGGAAATGTTGAGGCCCTGATAGAGGGAGATGCGGAAAAAGTCGATCAGATGCTGGAATGGTGCCGAAAGGGGCCGCCCGTTGCCAATGTAACGGATATTGATATAACAGAAGAAACTTATAAGGGCGATATGCAGGGGTTTGATGTTCGGTATACCATGTAA
- a CDS encoding HU family DNA-binding protein: protein MTKAEIVEKMAKDAGISKVAASAALNSFMDGVTKALKKKDGKVTLVGFGTFAKVRRKARTGRNPQTGDPIKIKARNVVKFKPGKMLRESV from the coding sequence ATGACTAAAGCAGAAATCGTCGAAAAAATGGCCAAAGATGCCGGGATTTCAAAGGTTGCTGCAAGCGCCGCGTTGAACTCCTTCATGGACGGCGTTACCAAAGCACTCAAGAAAAAAGATGGCAAAGTGACGCTGGTAGGATTCGGCACATTCGCGAAAGTCCGCCGCAAAGCCAGAACCGGCCGCAATCCCCAGACCGGGGATCCCATCAAGATCAAAGCCCGCAACGTTGTAAAATTCAAGCCCGGCAAGATGTTAAGGGAATCGGTTTAA
- the ftsY gene encoding signal recognition particle-docking protein FtsY, producing MIEFALDLIALLEFGLDWTITRISGFLPETLGFLLIIFLILMIRRIRRRRKLKKIAGIKPGETETSAIEEPAAERPAPWDTGKTAEITAAEAETEPEMPEAEPPAPEIEAEEKEEAEAVGFFGRLKNGLSKTRQSFSRQIESAFSGGGIDEEALEQIEEALITADVGVDTSMELIDRISRAKTSVNDMTAFKNLLKTEMQSFIDYGEPPPCLTKPYVIMVVGVNGVGKTTTIGKLAAKYRSEGKSVVLGAADTFRAAAVEQLEIWGERAGADIVKHRDKADPAAVAYDAVQAGQARNSDIVIIDTAGRLHTKVNLMEQLKKIKRTVSRQIPDAPHEILLVVDATTGQNAISQAKMFHQDMGITGIALTKLDGTAKGGIVIGISHVLNIPIRYIGIGEKISDLQPFDPQMFIDALF from the coding sequence ATGATTGAATTTGCGCTTGATCTGATAGCCCTTCTCGAGTTCGGCCTGGACTGGACAATAACCCGCATCTCCGGGTTTCTGCCGGAGACCCTTGGATTTCTTCTGATTATTTTCCTGATACTTATGATCCGGCGGATCCGGCGGCGGCGAAAGCTGAAAAAAATCGCGGGCATCAAGCCGGGTGAAACGGAGACGTCGGCGATAGAGGAGCCGGCAGCGGAAAGGCCGGCTCCCTGGGATACTGGAAAAACAGCTGAAATTACGGCGGCCGAAGCAGAAACTGAGCCGGAAATGCCGGAAGCCGAACCGCCGGCACCTGAGATCGAAGCGGAAGAGAAAGAGGAAGCGGAAGCGGTCGGTTTTTTCGGACGCCTTAAAAACGGGTTATCCAAAACCCGGCAGTCATTTTCCAGGCAAATCGAATCTGCTTTTTCAGGCGGCGGCATTGACGAGGAGGCGCTTGAGCAGATCGAGGAGGCCCTGATTACCGCAGATGTCGGTGTTGACACAAGCATGGAGCTGATCGACCGGATTTCCCGGGCGAAAACATCCGTAAATGATATGACAGCATTCAAAAATCTTTTGAAAACAGAAATGCAGTCGTTCATCGATTACGGTGAGCCGCCGCCATGCCTTACCAAGCCGTATGTTATCATGGTTGTGGGCGTCAACGGGGTAGGCAAAACCACGACCATCGGCAAACTTGCCGCCAAGTATCGATCCGAGGGCAAAAGTGTGGTTCTGGGGGCTGCGGACACATTCCGGGCCGCGGCGGTGGAACAGCTTGAAATCTGGGGCGAGCGGGCCGGGGCCGATATCGTCAAGCACCGGGACAAAGCCGACCCGGCGGCCGTGGCCTATGACGCGGTGCAGGCTGGACAGGCGCGAAATTCAGACATCGTGATCATAGACACCGCCGGCCGGCTGCACACCAAGGTCAATCTGATGGAGCAGCTCAAAAAAATAAAGCGCACGGTTTCCCGGCAGATCCCGGATGCCCCCCATGAAATCCTGCTGGTCGTTGACGCCACCACCGGCCAGAATGCCATCTCCCAGGCAAAAATGTTTCATCAGGACATGGGGATTACGGGTATTGCGCTGACCAAACTGGATGGCACAGCCAAAGGCGGCATTGTCATCGGCATCAGCCATGTCCTTAACATACCGATACGCTATATCGGCATTGGCGAAAAAATTTCCGACCTCCAGCCGTTCGATCCGCAGATGTTCATTGATGCGCTGTTTTAG
- the smc gene encoding chromosome segregation protein SMC: MRLKRLEISGFKSFPDKCAIDFPPGISAVVGPNGCGKSNIFDAIKWVMGEQSIKQLRGKSSGDVIFAGTDKRAALNLAEVSLILANDGGHLPDGVDQYAEIMITRRLYRSGESVYLLNKQPCRLKDIHNIFLGSGMGSRSCAIVQQGNIGAITEASPEERRSFVEEAAGVMRYKTRKKEALQKVQTTRQNLDRLNDIIEEIEQQLSGLFKQAETAKHYKDLKARLKETDTRVAVHYYLTYARQIEKAEAELAALSQKDADQSDALADLNSRLQQLQSETSEKEAAISDKRTKTSEKQRQLDKLESELAYRQQEKDRLADEINELRTSHQNLIEKNEQLDAEIAEEAENEKRLAADIQEIKTTIEQESAKSKKIREQLKSANEKLETQQSRVMELSAYKAKYQNIYQNAQANKDNLKKRLKRLITDEAEALQTVEELSEAEADANERHESLGHELDDLKTQIDDTRSVLSEKNEALGKQVKTVNTLINERSKLRSRYSALKRMEENYEWYKDGVKHIMKHPEAVTGGNKSPDQAILGTIADAVTPAGSYELALEACLGEALQFILVSDRQTGADAINYLREKDAGRCGFMPLHSLEDESPLPAPDQNGTDFLINHLRIENGFEATIRHLVGWTRVAEDFDSALRIKKTTPDTPVVTKSGDFISSTGVMVGGSAGKLTGIYEKKHEIRELNQNISDLSERITTEESKQSALEADIRQLETTLYEINEQKQTIETERAQIEKDLYKTAERLKHARRQHEIICLEKERLEGEKEDIETEIAEHDTALEAIKQDIAEADAAVNETKQTIETLSETVKSHDQHEVNLKMDMTKLQAELDSSRSTLRRLRKFSEDSGNQIENIRSDIEIKTERQHKAEESIQSLNTRIAEEQTAMAEMNSALKAAEEDYQSLSQQIKSIESTIAKTKQHLSKAQEKRHQLELDLSRYKINQDNVTNRFLEQYADSFTRYVNEYRPVVESADFSIEREEANRTEIKREIESLGEVNLAAITAYEEQKARYDFFVEHRDDLVSALNDLHNVIQRINKITQKLFVDTFEAINEKFRELFPKLFEGGKAWLELTQPNDPLETGVELMIHPPGKKLSRLSLLSGGEKALSAIAFIFSIFLINPASYCLLDEIDAPLDEVNIHRFNELLRIIGEKSQIIMVTHNKNSMEFADVLYGITMGESGVSKIVSVDVERILDETTTDNESSQPVRKLQ; the protein is encoded by the coding sequence CAATATTTTTGATGCCATCAAGTGGGTGATGGGCGAGCAGAGCATCAAGCAGCTGCGGGGCAAGTCTAGTGGAGATGTCATTTTTGCCGGCACTGACAAGCGGGCGGCTCTAAACCTGGCCGAAGTTTCCCTGATTCTCGCAAATGACGGCGGCCATCTGCCGGACGGGGTGGACCAGTACGCCGAAATCATGATCACCCGCCGGCTCTACCGTTCCGGGGAAAGCGTATATCTGCTGAATAAGCAGCCATGCCGGTTAAAGGATATTCACAATATTTTTCTTGGTTCCGGCATGGGCTCCAGATCCTGCGCGATTGTGCAGCAAGGCAATATCGGCGCCATTACCGAAGCCTCGCCGGAAGAGCGGCGCAGTTTTGTCGAGGAAGCTGCGGGCGTGATGCGGTATAAAACCCGAAAAAAGGAGGCACTCCAAAAGGTACAGACCACCCGCCAGAATTTAGACCGCTTAAACGATATCATCGAGGAAATTGAACAGCAGCTCTCCGGCCTCTTCAAGCAGGCCGAGACCGCCAAACATTACAAAGACCTCAAGGCCCGGCTCAAAGAAACGGATACCCGGGTCGCCGTGCACTATTACCTCACCTATGCCAGGCAGATCGAAAAAGCCGAGGCTGAATTAGCGGCGCTTTCCCAAAAAGATGCCGACCAGTCGGATGCGCTGGCGGATTTAAACTCCCGGCTTCAGCAGCTTCAATCGGAAACCTCGGAAAAAGAGGCCGCCATTTCTGACAAACGAACCAAAACCAGCGAAAAACAGCGGCAGCTTGATAAGCTGGAATCGGAACTCGCCTATCGGCAGCAGGAAAAAGACCGACTGGCAGATGAAATCAATGAATTACGGACTTCCCACCAAAACCTGATTGAAAAAAATGAACAGCTGGATGCGGAAATTGCCGAAGAAGCAGAAAATGAAAAACGGCTTGCCGCGGATATCCAGGAAATTAAAACCACGATTGAACAGGAAAGCGCCAAATCAAAGAAAATCCGCGAGCAATTAAAAAGCGCCAATGAAAAACTGGAGACCCAGCAAAGCCGGGTAATGGAGTTATCCGCCTATAAAGCCAAGTATCAGAATATCTACCAGAATGCCCAGGCCAACAAGGACAATCTGAAAAAACGGCTCAAGCGGCTGATCACCGATGAGGCCGAAGCATTGCAGACGGTTGAGGAGCTCTCCGAGGCGGAAGCCGATGCCAATGAACGGCATGAAAGCCTGGGCCATGAACTCGATGACCTGAAGACGCAGATTGACGACACCCGGTCGGTGCTCTCAGAGAAAAACGAGGCGCTCGGCAAACAGGTAAAAACCGTCAATACCCTGATCAATGAGCGCAGCAAACTGCGGTCCCGCTACTCCGCGCTTAAAAGAATGGAGGAAAACTACGAATGGTATAAAGACGGGGTCAAGCACATCATGAAGCACCCGGAAGCGGTGACCGGCGGCAATAAATCGCCGGACCAGGCGATTCTGGGAACCATCGCAGACGCCGTCACTCCGGCCGGCAGCTATGAATTGGCCCTTGAAGCCTGCCTTGGCGAGGCCCTCCAGTTTATTCTGGTTTCAGACCGGCAGACCGGCGCGGATGCGATTAACTACCTTAGGGAAAAAGATGCCGGCCGATGCGGATTCATGCCCCTGCATTCATTAGAAGATGAATCCCCCCTGCCCGCGCCGGATCAAAACGGAACCGACTTTCTGATCAATCATTTACGTATCGAAAACGGATTTGAGGCAACCATCCGGCACCTGGTGGGCTGGACACGGGTGGCGGAGGATTTTGACAGTGCGCTCCGGATCAAAAAAACCACGCCGGACACGCCCGTGGTAACGAAATCCGGGGATTTCATCTCATCAACCGGCGTCATGGTTGGCGGCAGCGCCGGCAAGCTGACCGGTATTTATGAGAAAAAGCACGAAATCCGGGAATTGAATCAAAACATTTCCGATTTGAGCGAACGCATCACCACTGAAGAAAGCAAGCAGTCCGCGCTTGAGGCGGATATCCGCCAGCTTGAGACCACGCTCTACGAAATCAATGAGCAGAAGCAAACCATCGAAACGGAGCGGGCCCAGATAGAAAAGGATTTATACAAAACCGCCGAGCGGCTGAAACATGCCCGGCGGCAACATGAGATCATCTGCCTGGAAAAGGAGCGCCTGGAAGGGGAAAAGGAGGACATCGAAACCGAGATTGCAGAGCATGATACCGCCCTGGAAGCCATTAAACAGGATATCGCGGAAGCCGATGCCGCGGTGAATGAAACCAAGCAGACCATCGAAACGCTCTCTGAAACCGTCAAATCCCATGACCAGCACGAGGTCAATTTAAAAATGGATATGACAAAGCTCCAGGCAGAGCTCGATTCCTCCCGCTCAACCCTTCGCCGGCTCCGCAAGTTCAGCGAGGACAGCGGCAATCAGATCGAAAACATCCGCTCAGACATTGAAATTAAAACCGAGCGGCAGCATAAGGCGGAAGAATCCATCCAAAGCCTTAATACACGGATCGCTGAAGAGCAGACCGCGATGGCGGAGATGAATAGCGCGCTTAAAGCAGCCGAAGAAGACTATCAATCGCTGAGTCAGCAGATCAAATCGATTGAGAGCACCATCGCCAAAACCAAACAACACCTCAGCAAAGCCCAGGAAAAGCGGCATCAGCTGGAACTCGACCTCTCCCGGTACAAAATCAATCAGGATAATGTGACCAACCGGTTCCTGGAACAATATGCCGACTCCTTTACCCGGTATGTAAACGAATACCGGCCGGTGGTGGAAAGCGCTGATTTTTCCATTGAGCGCGAAGAAGCAAACCGCACGGAAATAAAAAGAGAGATCGAATCCCTGGGTGAGGTGAACTTAGCCGCCATTACCGCCTATGAAGAGCAGAAGGCAAGGTATGATTTTTTTGTGGAACACCGCGACGACCTGGTGAGCGCATTAAATGACCTGCATAATGTCATCCAGCGGATCAACAAAATCACGCAGAAACTCTTTGTGGATACGTTTGAAGCCATTAATGAAAAATTCCGCGAGCTCTTCCCAAAGCTCTTTGAAGGCGGCAAAGCATGGCTCGAGCTCACCCAGCCGAATGATCCGCTGGAGACCGGGGTGGAACTGATGATCCATCCGCCCGGCAAAAAGCTAAGCCGCCTGAGCCTTCTCTCCGGCGGGGAAAAAGCGCTTTCCGCCATTGCGTTTATTTTTTCCATCTTTTTAATAAACCCCGCCTCCTACTGTCTTCTGGATGAAATCGATGCACCGCTCGATGAAGTCAATATTCACCGGTTCAACGAGCTGCTGCGGATCATCGGTGAAAAATCCCAGATTATTATGGTCACCCACAATAAAAACTCCATGGAATTCGCTGATGTGCTCTATGGCATTACCATGGGCGAGAGCGGGGTTTCAAAAATCGTATCTGTGGATGTCGAACGGATCCTGGATGAAACAACGACTGACAACGAAAGTTCGCAACCTGTAAGGAAGCTCCAATGA